TCACCGTGGATCGCGCCGACGGCGGCCAAGGCCTGGAGCGTTCGCTGCTCGTTTCGGGGCCACATCGGGCCACACTCGGGCCACGAACGACCGGACCGCAGCGGACAGCAACGGTCATCACCGGCCTGCCATCTACCCAGCTCAGCCGCCAGACTCCCCATCAACCGCAGGTCGCCGCGACCCGACCGCGATCTCTGACACGGAAGAGGACGCAGGCTCATCAAGCCGCCGGGAGACTGTTAGGTTGGGATGGAGTCGAAGCGCATTGAGATTGCCTTGCGGGCTTCGGGATCACGGAGGCTGCCCGGGGGCATTTGGCTCAGCTCCACGAACATGGCCTCCGTCCCGCCCGGAACCCACATGGTCAGCAGCCGTCCGCCGCCGGGCGCGGCGCGCAGCTCATGGCGCGTGCCTGTGGCACACGGATGAACGAACCGGGTCCGGCCTCCAGGTCCTCAACGCCCAGGGTGAAGGTAAAGGCGCCATCCAGCACATAGAAGGACTCCTCGGTGCGCTGATGCACGTGGGGCACGGTCCATGGTCCCTCCCCGCCGGAGAACTCGCCCACGGCGAAGGCGCCGTTGGTCTGCTCGGCAACGGTCAGCAGCCGCAGCCTGATCGTCCCGAGGTCGAGGACGTCGCCGCTCGATGTGTCGGTGGTGGTGGGGTGGGTCATCGCTGGCCTCCTGGGGCGCCGCGACCGGTGAACCTCCCAAACATCCGCCCGGCGCAGCCTCCCTGGCAATCCCAAAATCTGAACTTGCCGCCCGCCGGCCAGGGCAGGACACTGCCGGCATGCGCACCTATGGGCAGTACTGCCCGATCGCCCGAACCTCGGAGCTGC
The Actinomycetota bacterium genome window above contains:
- a CDS encoding cupin domain-containing protein — translated: MTHPTTTDTSSGDVLDLGTIRLRLLTVAEQTNGAFAVGEFSGGEGPWTVPHVHQRTEESFYVLDGAFTFTLGVEDLEAGPGSFIRVPQARAMSCAPRPAADGC